The Litchfieldia alkalitelluris genome has a window encoding:
- a CDS encoding YjbA family protein: MLYLHDIWVNWFEGEENGYNVCQFHEWRKDDSVELLDQVPLLKIDPLLFNYIENDLTELPEQLLKDVYQKAYVRKNHERIQLDYCFVVTDGQGIIAVDTIGYSLPIRKSRLIPRQEQLVYDMVSDQDIIEYTYDITSSSSDKEYHILSPSPIEMAGLTRKERQLKQLLFMALDQLQSTKNVSEVRYWYTEWDPMKYETIQNKDFDEIWEQLYHETRVGWTSKHEILCENLIKGQPFFEKLWEIEHEPKVN; encoded by the coding sequence ATGTTGTATCTTCATGATATTTGGGTAAATTGGTTTGAGGGAGAAGAGAATGGCTACAACGTGTGTCAATTTCATGAATGGCGCAAGGACGATAGTGTAGAGCTCTTAGATCAGGTCCCTTTACTAAAAATTGATCCATTGCTTTTTAACTATATCGAAAATGATCTTACAGAACTCCCGGAACAGTTATTGAAAGATGTATATCAAAAGGCATATGTACGTAAGAACCATGAACGTATTCAACTGGATTATTGTTTTGTAGTGACAGATGGTCAAGGAATAATTGCGGTTGATACAATAGGTTACAGTCTGCCGATAAGGAAGAGTAGATTGATACCAAGACAAGAACAGTTAGTTTATGATATGGTGAGTGATCAGGACATCATAGAGTATACATATGATATTACTAGTTCTTCTAGTGATAAAGAATACCACATTCTGTCACCATCCCCGATTGAAATGGCAGGATTAACCCGTAAGGAACGACAACTAAAACAATTATTATTCATGGCTCTAGACCAACTACAATCAACAAAAAACGTGTCAGAAGTTCGGTATTGGTACACAGAATGGGATCCAATGAAATATGAAACCATTCAGAATAAAGATTTTGATGAAATTTGGGAGCAACTGTACCATGAAACAAGAGTTGGATGGACAAGTAAGCATGAAATTTTATGTGAAAATTTAATAAAGGGTCAGCCTTTTTTCGAGAAATTATGGGAAATTGAACATGAGCCAAAAGTAAACTAG
- the opp4C gene encoding oligopeptide ABC transporter permease, giving the protein MAQPNLTPNTPTNDTLAQGLNKKPDTMTKIIVRKFVKNKLAVIGGSILSLIILAAIFAPLIAPYSFEEQRLLDKLKPPSAEFLLGTDKFGRDLLTRLLYGARISLLVGFASVFGAITIGTLVGSLAGYFGGKLDAILMRFVDILLSIPSIFLLITLVTIFSPGVDKLILIFALTGWMGTARLVRGEFLSLRTREFVLASKTIGTRSYKIIFSHILPNAMGPIIVAASLQIGGVILAESALSYLGLGIQPPTPSWGNMLQDAQNFTIMLNAWWYPLFPGLMILLTVLCFNFVGDGLRDALDPKVNE; this is encoded by the coding sequence ATGGCACAACCAAACTTAACACCAAATACCCCTACTAATGATACTTTGGCCCAGGGGTTAAATAAAAAGCCAGATACAATGACGAAAATCATTGTAAGAAAATTCGTAAAAAATAAATTAGCTGTAATAGGTGGATCAATCTTATCTCTTATTATCTTAGCAGCAATTTTTGCACCACTTATTGCGCCATATTCGTTTGAGGAACAACGTTTATTAGATAAGTTAAAACCACCAAGCGCTGAGTTCTTGCTTGGTACAGATAAATTTGGTCGTGACTTACTAACTCGTCTACTTTACGGTGCTAGAATTTCTCTGCTAGTTGGATTTGCATCCGTATTTGGAGCAATTACAATTGGAACGCTTGTTGGTTCTTTAGCTGGATATTTCGGTGGTAAATTAGATGCAATATTAATGCGTTTTGTTGATATCTTACTATCTATTCCAAGTATTTTCTTATTAATTACGTTAGTAACAATCTTCTCTCCTGGTGTTGATAAGCTTATCTTAATCTTTGCTTTAACAGGATGGATGGGAACGGCACGTTTAGTACGTGGTGAATTCTTATCTTTAAGAACTCGTGAGTTTGTACTTGCGTCTAAGACAATAGGTACTAGAAGTTATAAAATCATTTTCTCGCACATCTTGCCTAATGCAATGGGACCGATTATCGTTGCAGCTTCATTACAAATTGGTGGAGTTATTTTAGCAGAGTCAGCACTTAGTTATTTAGGATTAGGAATTCAGCCGCCAACTCCAAGTTGGGGGAACATGCTTCAGGATGCTCAGAACTTTACGATTATGTTAAATGCATGGTGGTATCCATTATTCCCTGGATTAATGATTCTATTAACAGTATTATGCTTTAACTTTGTTGGTGATGGTTTACGCGATGCGCTTGATCCAAAGGTAAATGAGTAA
- a CDS encoding ABC transporter permease, with product MASYIIRRILMAIPLLIGITIISFAIVKMAPGGPTALMMDPNIKPENREKFIQKYGLDQPVHVQYVKWLGNMAQGDFGTSLVRKGTPVSEMIANRLPNTLLLMVVSTLLAVIISIPFGILSATKPYSKLDYSVTITSFLGLATPNFWLGLILIMFLSVNLGWFPTGGTHTLNAPFSLWDRIHHLILPALVLATADMAGLTRYTRTSMLEVIRQDYMRTARAKGFRETKVIYKHGLRNGLIPVITIFGLMLPTFIGGSVIVEQVFAWPGIGKLFFDSAFQRDYPVIMALTVISAVFVVIGNLIADILYAVFDPRIEY from the coding sequence ATGGCATCTTATATCATTCGACGAATTTTAATGGCTATTCCCTTATTAATTGGAATCACCATCATTTCATTTGCAATTGTAAAAATGGCACCAGGTGGGCCAACAGCATTAATGATGGATCCAAATATTAAGCCGGAAAACAGAGAAAAATTTATTCAAAAGTATGGTTTAGACCAGCCTGTACATGTTCAATATGTAAAGTGGCTTGGAAACATGGCTCAAGGTGATTTTGGTACATCATTAGTACGTAAAGGTACTCCAGTAAGTGAAATGATTGCTAATCGTCTTCCTAACACACTATTATTAATGGTTGTTTCAACATTACTGGCTGTTATTATTTCCATTCCTTTTGGTATATTATCAGCCACGAAACCGTATTCAAAGCTCGATTACTCGGTCACAATCACCTCGTTTTTAGGACTGGCCACACCGAACTTTTGGCTCGGACTTATTTTAATTATGTTCTTATCTGTAAATTTAGGCTGGTTCCCAACAGGGGGCACTCACACACTTAACGCTCCGTTTAGTTTGTGGGATAGAATCCACCATCTAATTTTACCAGCACTTGTATTAGCAACTGCCGATATGGCTGGATTAACAAGATATACTCGTACAAGTATGCTTGAAGTAATCAGACAGGATTATATGAGAACTGCAAGAGCAAAAGGATTTAGAGAAACTAAAGTAATCTACAAGCACGGATTACGTAATGGGTTAATTCCTGTTATCACTATTTTCGGGTTAATGTTACCAACATTTATTGGTGGTTCTGTTATTGTTGAACAGGTTTTTGCATGGCCAGGGATCGGAAAGTTATTCTTTGATTCAGCTTTCCAACGTGATTATCCAGTTATTATGGCATTAACAGTTATTTCAGCTGTATTTGTTGTAATCGGAAATCTAATTGCAGACATTTTATATGCTGTGTTTGATCCGCGGATTGAGTACTAA
- a CDS encoding peptide-binding protein, with translation MKLRKSAWLLLVLTLAMSMFLAACGGDSTTEEPAGGNEGTEETDAPTGEPQVGGDIIVGSIGEPTLFNPLYSTDTASSDIEGFIYNGLVGGDTKFDPVNSLAEDVQMSEDGLTFTVKLRQDVTFHDGEPFNADDVVFTYNIPLNPDYAGERGSQFETLESVEKVDDYTVVFNLKQVDATFHSIGLSYGILPEHILADVPVGDLGEHEFNTKSPVGTGPFKFDTWADGEYVKVVANEDYFEGRPYLDSITYKVVPDQNSLLAQFQAGDVDFIEVPGTDLETVQSFPGIQIESGLGLSYTYLGFNMQQERFQSKEVRQALTHAINREEIVQAVMNGDGEVAHVPESPLSWAYNDEVPTFGYDPEKAKELLAAAGWTDTDGDGILDKDGEKFSFSIKTNQGNKIREDIVVVLQQQLKEVGIEATPEIVEWSAYIEQISAPNWDYDALVLGWSMSTFPDQYDIFHSSQAAEGLNFVWYKNEEADKLMEEAKQILDRDEYKAIYGDIYKILAEDQAYTFLYYPNVHRAMPENLEGYEFHAKSEFYNIHKWWFNQQ, from the coding sequence ATGAAGTTAAGAAAGTCTGCGTGGTTATTGTTAGTTCTAACATTAGCTATGTCAATGTTTCTAGCGGCTTGTGGTGGAGATTCTACTACTGAAGAGCCTGCTGGTGGAAATGAAGGAACAGAGGAAACTGATGCTCCAACTGGTGAACCACAAGTTGGTGGAGATATCATCGTAGGATCGATTGGTGAGCCTACACTATTTAACCCATTATATTCAACTGATACTGCTAGTTCAGATATCGAAGGGTTCATTTACAACGGATTAGTTGGTGGCGACACTAAGTTTGATCCGGTTAACAGCTTAGCTGAAGATGTTCAAATGTCTGAAGATGGTTTAACATTTACAGTTAAATTACGTCAAGATGTAACTTTCCATGATGGCGAGCCATTCAATGCTGATGATGTTGTTTTCACTTACAATATTCCACTTAACCCAGATTATGCTGGTGAGCGTGGGTCTCAATTCGAAACACTTGAAAGTGTTGAAAAAGTTGATGACTATACTGTAGTTTTCAATCTTAAACAAGTAGATGCTACATTCCATTCAATTGGTTTAAGCTATGGTATCTTACCAGAACATATTCTTGCTGATGTGCCAGTTGGTGATTTAGGTGAGCATGAATTTAACACAAAATCTCCAGTAGGTACTGGTCCATTCAAATTTGACACATGGGCTGATGGAGAATACGTTAAAGTTGTAGCAAACGAAGATTACTTTGAGGGTCGTCCTTACTTAGACTCTATCACTTACAAAGTTGTTCCAGATCAAAACTCATTATTAGCGCAATTCCAAGCTGGTGATGTTGACTTTATCGAAGTACCAGGAACAGATTTAGAAACAGTTCAATCATTCCCTGGAATCCAAATTGAATCTGGTTTAGGTTTATCTTACACTTACCTTGGATTCAACATGCAACAAGAGCGTTTCCAAAGTAAAGAAGTTCGTCAAGCACTTACACATGCAATTAACCGTGAAGAAATCGTACAAGCAGTTATGAATGGAGACGGTGAAGTAGCACACGTTCCTGAATCTCCACTTTCATGGGCTTACAATGATGAAGTACCAACTTTCGGATATGATCCAGAAAAAGCGAAAGAATTGTTAGCTGCAGCTGGTTGGACTGATACTGATGGTGACGGAATCCTTGACAAAGATGGAGAAAAATTCTCTTTCTCAATCAAGACTAACCAAGGTAACAAGATTCGTGAAGACATCGTTGTAGTATTACAACAACAATTAAAAGAAGTTGGAATCGAAGCAACTCCTGAAATCGTTGAGTGGAGTGCATATATCGAGCAAATTTCTGCTCCAAATTGGGATTACGATGCATTAGTATTAGGGTGGAGCATGTCTACTTTCCCTGATCAATATGATATCTTCCATTCTAGCCAAGCGGCAGAAGGTTTAAACTTTGTTTGGTATAAAAACGAAGAAGCTGATAAGTTAATGGAAGAAGCAAAACAAATCTTAGATCGTGATGAGTACAAAGCTATTTATGGTGATATCTACAAGATTCTTGCTGAAGACCAAGCTTACACGTTCCTTTACTATCCGAACGTACACCGTGCAATGCCTGAGAACTTAGAAGGTTATGAGTTCCATGCAAAGAGTGAATTCTACAACATTCATAAATGGTGGTTTAACCAACAATAA
- a CDS encoding ABC transporter ATP-binding protein — protein sequence MIESTNLEKNLQANEETSTLLELQDMKKYFPIKAGLLQKTVGNVKAVDGITLKVKKGETLGIVGESGCGKSTAGRTIIRLYEPTEGKIIFKGQDITHMSESQLRKSVRKDIQMIFQDPFATLNPRKTLRSIIKEPLNTHNLYAPKERDEKVKELLETVGLNSSFINRYPHEFSGGQRQRIGIARALALKPDLIIADEAVSALDVSIQAQIINLMQDLQKDFGLTYIFISHDLSVVRHISDRVAVLYLGNMMELASKEDLYANPLHPYTQALLSAVPVPRGKNAVKRERIVLKGELPSPANPPTGCVFHTRCPAATEICKQVVPQFKEVEKDHFVACHLYE from the coding sequence ATGATTGAATCTACTAATCTTGAAAAAAATCTTCAGGCTAATGAAGAAACATCAACATTACTTGAACTACAAGATATGAAAAAATATTTTCCAATCAAAGCTGGGTTACTTCAAAAAACAGTAGGGAATGTTAAAGCTGTTGATGGAATAACTCTAAAGGTTAAAAAAGGTGAAACATTAGGTATTGTTGGTGAATCAGGCTGTGGTAAATCTACTGCTGGTAGAACGATCATCCGCTTATATGAACCAACAGAAGGTAAAATTATTTTCAAGGGCCAAGACATTACGCATATGAGCGAAAGTCAATTAAGAAAATCAGTACGTAAAGATATACAAATGATTTTCCAAGATCCTTTTGCTACATTAAACCCTCGTAAAACATTGCGTTCTATTATAAAGGAACCATTAAATACACATAATCTTTATGCTCCTAAAGAACGCGATGAGAAAGTAAAAGAACTATTAGAAACTGTTGGATTAAATTCATCCTTCATTAATAGATACCCACATGAGTTTTCAGGTGGACAGCGACAAAGGATTGGAATTGCAAGAGCATTAGCGTTGAAACCAGACCTTATCATCGCTGATGAAGCAGTTTCAGCACTTGACGTTTCAATTCAAGCTCAAATTATTAACTTAATGCAAGATCTTCAAAAAGATTTTGGATTAACATATATTTTCATATCACATGACCTAAGTGTTGTTCGTCATATTAGTGACAGAGTCGCCGTTTTATATTTAGGAAACATGATGGAGTTGGCTAGTAAGGAAGACTTATATGCAAACCCATTACATCCTTACACACAAGCTCTACTTTCTGCAGTTCCTGTACCAAGAGGGAAAAATGCAGTGAAACGTGAGCGCATTGTTTTAAAAGGAGAACTACCAAGTCCCGCAAATCCACCAACTGGTTGTGTATTCCACACTAGATGTCCAGCTGCTACTGAGATTTGTAAGCAAGTAGTACCTCAATTTAAAGAAGTGGAAAAAGATCACTTTGTTGCTTGTCATTTATATGAATAA
- a CDS encoding ABC transporter ATP-binding protein, which translates to MSTLLEIKNLKTHFFKKKTVIPAVDGVDIKINKGETVALVGESGSGKSITSLSIMGLVPSPAGKIVDGEILLEGKNLVTLSEAQLCKVRGNEISMIFQEPMTSLNPVLTIGEQITEVLTYHQKMSKNEATKKAIELLELVGFSRAAELIGEFPHRLSGGMRQRVMIAIAMSCNPKLLIADEPTTALDVTIQAQILDLMKEVSKKFDTSILLITHDLGVVSEIAERVVVMYGGQVVEEAAVDALFEEPLHPYTEGLMNSVPSIDGEISRLQSIEGNVPSPENMPKGCRFAPRCSKAFDRCFAEQPQLKVTKGRAVRCFLHE; encoded by the coding sequence ATGTCTACATTATTAGAAATAAAAAATCTTAAGACCCATTTCTTTAAAAAGAAGACAGTAATTCCAGCTGTTGATGGTGTTGATATTAAGATAAATAAAGGTGAAACAGTCGCATTAGTTGGTGAGTCAGGATCAGGTAAAAGTATTACGTCATTATCTATTATGGGATTAGTACCAAGTCCTGCAGGTAAAATTGTAGATGGTGAAATTCTTTTAGAAGGTAAGAATCTTGTAACCCTATCTGAAGCGCAACTATGTAAAGTTCGTGGTAACGAAATCTCGATGATTTTCCAAGAACCAATGACCTCATTGAACCCAGTTTTAACAATCGGGGAACAGATTACTGAGGTCTTAACTTATCATCAAAAAATGTCGAAAAATGAAGCAACTAAAAAAGCGATTGAATTACTTGAGCTTGTTGGTTTTTCACGCGCGGCAGAATTGATTGGTGAGTTTCCACACCGACTATCAGGCGGTATGAGACAAAGGGTTATGATAGCTATTGCAATGAGCTGTAATCCAAAGCTTTTAATAGCAGATGAACCAACAACTGCATTAGATGTGACAATCCAAGCACAAATATTGGATTTAATGAAGGAAGTAAGTAAGAAATTTGATACTTCAATTCTTCTAATAACACATGACCTTGGTGTTGTATCTGAAATCGCTGAAAGAGTCGTTGTTATGTATGGTGGACAAGTTGTAGAAGAAGCTGCGGTAGATGCGCTTTTTGAAGAACCATTACATCCATACACAGAAGGACTAATGAATTCTGTTCCATCTATTGATGGTGAAATATCTCGACTACAGTCAATTGAAGGAAATGTTCCATCGCCTGAAAATATGCCTAAAGGTTGCCGCTTCGCACCTCGTTGTTCAAAGGCATTTGATCGTTGTTTTGCAGAACAGCCTCAATTAAAAGTGACTAAAGGTAGAGCAGTACGCTGCTTTCTACACGAGTAA